From the Camelina sativa cultivar DH55 unplaced genomic scaffold, Cs unpScaffold00566, whole genome shotgun sequence genome, the window CAGACATAAAGGCCCGCTGATGAACCTATAGGCAGCCTGAGTGCCTCTAAGGCCCATTTTGAACGAGGGTATCTTCTTCACGCACGGAACtcgttgagagagagagagagacggtgATCGGGAAATGACGACGAAAGAGGCGGGTGCGTCGTACCCTAGCGCGGCTCGGATATCTGATTCTCCATGTTATCTTCAGTACTCTGCGTCTCTCAAATGTGAGTCACGCTTCCATGTTCCCCTCCCATTAATCTCTTATTAGTTTCGAGGAATTGTTGTTCTGCTTCTGTCAAAGTTTTACAAGTATCTCATAACCCTTACCGTTGATTAGATCTCAATATATCCACTTCAAGgtgataattaatttactcATCTGTTCTGTTGTGGCTTAAATCCCATTTTGTTAGAGTTCGGATCTAATAAGATATTGATTTCGTCGGTTTTGTTGATTCCTGATTGTTTAttcgttttcgtttttgtttgttacttaTGCCTTAGCTCTTGAGCAATTTCGTTCATGATCGAACTCTCAGGTCTTGAAGAATTTGGATCCGACAAGAGTAAATGCCAGGATCATT encodes:
- the LOC104773536 gene encoding uncharacterized protein LOC104773536 isoform X1 translates to MTTKEAGASYPSAARISDSPCYLQYSASLKCLEEFGSDKSKCQDHFDVYKECKKKEVVVNSHYALFCFRILCLPMFCFSEGSSIGTQ
- the LOC104773536 gene encoding cytochrome c oxidase-assembly factor COX23, mitochondrial isoform X2, whose product is MTTKEAGASYPSAARISDSPCYLQYSASLKCLEEFGSDKSKCQDHFDVYKECKKKEREARLERNKTRSLFS